A region of Reichenbachiella carrageenanivorans DNA encodes the following proteins:
- a CDS encoding HipA domain-containing protein, whose product MIKGKTTVTGVQPKLSLHIEKPDNEPEKLTIVGLWGQYILKPQSPMWEELPQIEDLTMHLAQLSRIRTAKHSLVRLDSGELAYITKRMDRNEGVKKHMEDMCQLLGRLTEDKYKSSHEQIAKEIKRSSINPGLDLVRFYELTLFSFLTGNADMHLKNFSLLKNEQGHYELAPAYDLVSSALVVEGDDEELALTLCGKKKRLRKSDFFSAMTTSGIPNKAAENILNKYSKLHNIWIDFINQSFLSEEMMGNYSQLIESKHNQLFG is encoded by the coding sequence ATGATTAAGGGGAAGACAACAGTTACAGGTGTTCAGCCGAAATTATCCTTGCACATAGAAAAACCAGACAATGAGCCTGAAAAGTTGACAATAGTTGGCCTTTGGGGTCAATATATCCTAAAGCCTCAGTCGCCAATGTGGGAAGAACTTCCTCAAATAGAAGACCTGACCATGCATCTTGCTCAACTATCAAGAATTAGAACTGCCAAGCATTCTTTGGTGCGATTGGATTCCGGAGAATTAGCTTACATAACTAAAAGAATGGATAGAAATGAGGGAGTGAAAAAGCATATGGAGGATATGTGCCAACTGCTGGGAAGACTAACGGAAGACAAATACAAGTCATCTCATGAGCAGATAGCTAAAGAGATCAAACGAAGTAGTATAAATCCAGGTCTTGATTTAGTAAGGTTTTATGAATTGACTCTTTTTAGTTTTCTGACTGGAAATGCTGACATGCATTTAAAGAACTTTTCATTGCTAAAGAATGAGCAAGGTCATTATGAATTGGCTCCTGCTTATGATTTAGTTTCTTCAGCTCTAGTGGTTGAAGGAGATGATGAAGAGCTTGCCTTGACATTATGCGGTAAAAAGAAAAGACTGAGAAAATCTGATTTTTTTAGCGCTATGACTACCTCTGGCATACCTAATAAAGCGGCCGAGAATATTCTAAATAAGTACTCAAAACTTCATAATATCTGGATAGACTTTATAAATCAGTCTTTCTTATCCGAAGAAATGATGGGGAATTATAGTCAATTGATTGAAAGTAAACACAATCAACTTTTCGGTTAA
- a CDS encoding HipA N-terminal domain-containing protein: MRKAKVLYQDEWAGTLTEDEEGYHFQYEYEYFAKGRAPISLTLQLQQEPFHSNILFPFFDGLIPEGWILDIVEKNWKVSEKDRMGVLLVACKDCIGAVSIEPLI; this comes from the coding sequence ATGAGGAAAGCAAAAGTACTTTACCAAGATGAGTGGGCTGGGACACTAACCGAAGATGAAGAAGGGTATCATTTTCAATACGAATACGAATATTTCGCAAAAGGGAGAGCACCCATAAGTTTAACTCTGCAATTACAACAAGAGCCGTTTCATTCAAATATACTGTTTCCATTTTTTGATGGTCTTATTCCAGAAGGTTGGATTTTGGATATAGTTGAAAAAAATTGGAAAGTCAGTGAAAAGGATAGAATGGGAGTTCTCCTTGTTGCATGCAAAGATTGCATAGGAGCTGTATCAATTGAGCCATTAATATGA
- a CDS encoding helix-turn-helix transcriptional regulator: MMKTTLAQFIKEKRKQARMKQEDLSFAAGVGLRFVRELEQGKPTLKMDKVNQVLNLFGYELGPIEVNRDEESKSTLPR; the protein is encoded by the coding sequence ATGATGAAAACAACATTAGCACAGTTCATCAAAGAGAAAAGAAAGCAAGCCAGAATGAAACAGGAAGATCTGTCATTTGCCGCTGGGGTTGGATTAAGATTTGTTCGAGAGCTTGAGCAAGGAAAGCCAACACTGAAAATGGACAAGGTCAATCAAGTTTTAAATCTCTTTGGATATGAATTGGGACCAATAGAAGTTAACAGAGATGAGGAAAGCAAAAGTACTTTACCAAGATGA
- a CDS encoding response regulator, translating into MPESKVVRIVIADDHPLLLQGLKDLLLQRGGIEILGAVSDGAAALKLILDNPPDIALLDIEMPYLSGLSIADECRKKQLETKFILLSYHKEPAFIAQAKSLNIAGYLLKEDTSTEIFKCIDEVMKGNSYYSLSILSTTHTTDSKKTVNLDLLSSSEKKILKLVASQCSSQMIAERLHISARTVEKHRSNIINKLNLAGQSNSLSLWAVEQKAVIMAL; encoded by the coding sequence ATGCCTGAATCAAAAGTAGTACGTATAGTGATAGCTGATGATCACCCGTTGCTGTTGCAGGGATTAAAAGACCTATTGCTTCAAAGGGGTGGCATAGAGATATTGGGTGCTGTAAGTGATGGTGCTGCGGCTTTAAAGTTGATTTTGGACAACCCTCCTGATATTGCACTTTTGGATATCGAAATGCCCTATTTGAGTGGGCTCTCCATAGCAGACGAGTGTAGAAAAAAGCAGCTAGAGACTAAGTTTATTCTCTTGTCGTATCACAAAGAACCAGCGTTTATCGCACAGGCCAAAAGCCTAAATATTGCGGGTTATCTGCTGAAAGAAGATACCAGCACAGAAATATTCAAATGCATAGATGAGGTGATGAAGGGCAATTCATATTACAGTCTGTCGATTCTCTCCACTACCCATACCACAGATAGCAAAAAGACTGTCAATTTGGATTTGCTTTCATCATCAGAAAAAAAGATTCTCAAGCTTGTAGCTAGTCAATGTAGCTCCCAAATGATAGCCGAAAGGCTTCATATCTCTGCCCGTACCGTAGAAAAACACAGGAGCAACATCATCAATAAACTAAACCTAGCAGGTCAATCAAATAGTCTTTCGTTGTGGGCAGTAGAGCAGAAGGCGGTCATCATGGCGCTTTAA
- a CDS encoding tetratricopeptide repeat-containing sensor histidine kinase — translation MKYIFQVVQRLFLLVVFLFLIGPQSYGNHDYDSLFQVIDSQPTWEAKLPLYDTLDVWIYPEKLDLYQQCLSRAIQNTKAEQQYDFAAKYAIRLAKTYYSEVFIPDSAFAIINRTLHWDDQLSPSTRGALLIQRGNIYEYINEYDSSLREYNNAAHVYETLNDSTQREFGEAYLYMAARHMQKGDFIKSGELLENARAIFAHNYDTVSLIKTINETAILYGMNGFAEKAIEQRKKLIQLSNANTEIGLILVNYINYATEARKLNNDSLGIRLLKKAISLGDPKPDLRYSAYSKLTVAYTKINRCDSANHYFQRMQAERDKFKGSKWLDELYLWAQVYSLYCQNRYDETIALSKQLIDQCRTQNKYEEVMEMENLTYKCYLAKGDFENAHIHLQSSIHIKDSILSASKSNALVYMETLYEKEHRERQISDQENEIKVLATANLFKTRLSWAIGIGLLLFFAGIYFYRSSRFAIQAKKMEALYSRQLIVAHEDERKRISQDLHDSVGQSLILIKNKVALNQDENTTNMVSKALEEVRSISKALHPAVLENLGLTAAIQKLVSDADEYSDIFFSEEIDTIDGLFDEAKELQIYRIIQESLNNVLKHAKSESASVVVKDEPRRVSIQIKDYGVGFDLTEDSGVVTSLGMKTLRERTQLLGGKLMIESVKGKGTTVTLHVSKPNKNA, via the coding sequence ATGAAATACATTTTTCAAGTGGTGCAGCGATTATTCCTTTTAGTAGTTTTTTTATTTTTGATAGGCCCTCAGTCCTATGGCAATCATGACTATGATTCACTTTTTCAGGTCATTGATAGTCAACCTACTTGGGAGGCTAAGCTTCCCTTGTATGATACCTTGGACGTATGGATATACCCCGAAAAGTTGGACCTATACCAACAGTGTCTTTCTCGGGCTATCCAAAACACTAAAGCAGAACAACAGTACGACTTTGCTGCCAAATACGCCATCCGTTTAGCTAAGACTTATTATTCAGAAGTATTCATTCCTGATTCTGCTTTCGCCATTATTAACAGAACACTTCATTGGGATGATCAGTTGTCACCCTCAACTAGGGGGGCATTGTTGATTCAACGGGGGAATATTTACGAATACATAAACGAATATGACAGTTCACTACGTGAGTATAACAATGCCGCTCATGTTTATGAAACGCTCAATGATTCAACTCAGAGAGAATTTGGAGAGGCCTACTTATATATGGCAGCCAGACACATGCAAAAGGGCGATTTTATAAAATCAGGTGAATTGTTAGAAAATGCCCGTGCGATATTTGCCCACAACTATGATACTGTTAGCCTGATCAAAACGATCAATGAGACGGCTATACTATATGGGATGAATGGATTTGCTGAAAAGGCGATCGAGCAGCGAAAAAAACTCATTCAGTTGAGCAATGCGAATACAGAAATAGGACTGATTCTGGTGAACTATATTAACTACGCCACTGAAGCCCGCAAATTGAATAATGACAGTCTAGGGATTCGTTTATTGAAAAAAGCAATCTCACTTGGCGACCCAAAGCCAGACCTAAGGTATTCCGCTTACAGTAAGCTCACGGTTGCATATACCAAAATCAACCGCTGTGATTCTGCGAATCACTATTTTCAGCGCATGCAAGCCGAACGAGACAAGTTTAAGGGATCCAAATGGCTGGATGAGCTTTATTTATGGGCACAGGTCTATTCCCTTTACTGTCAAAACAGATATGACGAGACAATTGCTCTGTCTAAGCAATTGATCGATCAGTGCCGAACACAAAACAAGTACGAAGAGGTGATGGAAATGGAGAATTTGACCTATAAATGCTATTTGGCAAAAGGGGATTTTGAAAATGCTCATATACACCTACAGTCTTCCATTCATATCAAAGACTCCATACTCAGCGCCAGCAAATCCAATGCACTGGTCTATATGGAGACATTGTATGAGAAAGAGCACAGGGAGAGGCAGATATCTGATCAAGAAAATGAAATTAAGGTTCTCGCAACAGCCAATTTATTCAAAACCCGACTGAGCTGGGCTATCGGGATTGGTTTGCTCTTATTCTTTGCGGGAATTTATTTCTATCGCTCATCAAGGTTTGCCATTCAAGCCAAAAAAATGGAAGCCCTCTATTCGCGGCAATTGATCGTAGCACACGAGGATGAAAGAAAACGCATCTCCCAAGACCTGCACGATTCAGTCGGCCAAAGTCTTATTTTGATCAAAAATAAGGTAGCCTTGAATCAAGATGAAAACACCACCAATATGGTATCCAAAGCACTAGAGGAAGTGAGATCAATCTCCAAGGCACTGCATCCAGCTGTATTAGAAAACTTGGGTCTTACAGCTGCCATCCAAAAATTGGTAAGTGACGCAGATGAATACTCCGACATTTTCTTTTCCGAAGAGATTGACACCATAGATGGTTTATTTGACGAAGCAAAGGAATTACAAATTTACAGGATCATTCAAGAGTCTTTGAATAACGTGCTAAAGCATGCCAAGAGTGAGTCTGCTTCGGTTGTGGTAAAGGATGAGCCACGACGCGTGTCGATTCAAATAAAGGATTATGGTGTAGGGTTTGATTTGACCGAAGACTCAGGAGTAGTGACGAGCTTGGGAATGAAGACACTTAGAGAAAGAACCCAGCTGCTGGGTGGCAAGTTGATGATAGAGTCGGTAAAAGGAAAAGGGACAACCGTCACGTTACATGTTTCAAAACCAAATAAAAATGCCTGA
- a CDS encoding PorP/SprF family type IX secretion system membrane protein, with product MMVSTKIYIQTIFIVSLACYSSFTWAQQISPFNLYNQNTFLINPAVAGLNHCLYGFVNRSVQTTGVDQAPSVQQLSLYGSIAPSHGLGTAIRYSDLGLVSQFSGNISYAYHLKISQESALHAAFSLGIDQQRLNMNEVIASDYTDELLIKYSQPQSSLSNGLGLMFTSQKLTLGIAVPQTFSRKSEVNFVQNERINAYASYGLVNTPQWQLEGFLLYRNYASETDRLDIGSRVVLKDILGLGAIYKTGRGVAVMADLQINDQFIFAYNYEVATKSQSLGGSHGLMLGIRLCHNKNKSVDRQLYVQSIPSTPMAQPAPPKPTLITPIKIETAPYEEKTLPDSLNSIFKQKDLIIRFAQASPDSVVSGNQHAVVSKVAGILKAHPELKVTIIGHASSSGTEEFNQQISEARAKAVANILIKEAIDTNRISTIGRGELAPLSEQDEENRCVQVVFHIN from the coding sequence ATGATGGTCTCAACAAAAATATATATCCAAACCATTTTTATAGTCAGTTTGGCTTGCTACAGTTCATTTACTTGGGCTCAGCAAATCTCCCCATTCAATCTATACAACCAGAATACATTCCTCATCAACCCCGCTGTAGCAGGGCTAAACCATTGTCTATATGGATTTGTGAACCGTAGCGTACAGACAACTGGAGTGGATCAAGCCCCTTCTGTACAGCAATTAAGTCTATATGGAAGCATCGCGCCTTCACATGGCTTGGGTACAGCCATTCGTTACTCAGATTTGGGGCTGGTATCTCAATTTTCAGGTAACATCAGCTATGCCTATCACCTGAAAATATCACAGGAGAGCGCACTCCATGCGGCCTTTTCTCTAGGCATTGACCAACAACGGCTCAACATGAATGAAGTCATTGCCAGCGATTACACAGACGAACTTTTGATCAAATACAGTCAACCCCAATCAAGTCTATCCAATGGTCTAGGGCTCATGTTTACCTCCCAAAAACTCACACTAGGAATCGCAGTACCTCAAACTTTTTCGAGGAAATCGGAGGTAAATTTCGTACAAAACGAACGCATCAACGCTTATGCATCTTATGGTCTAGTAAACACCCCTCAGTGGCAACTCGAAGGGTTTCTACTCTATCGAAACTATGCATCAGAAACTGACCGACTGGACATTGGCAGTAGAGTGGTTTTGAAAGACATTCTGGGTCTGGGAGCCATCTACAAAACTGGCCGTGGAGTAGCTGTAATGGCTGATCTGCAAATCAACGACCAATTCATTTTTGCCTACAACTACGAAGTCGCTACCAAATCGCAATCTCTCGGAGGCTCTCATGGCCTCATGCTAGGAATCAGACTATGCCACAACAAAAACAAATCTGTAGACAGACAGCTCTATGTGCAATCCATCCCATCAACACCTATGGCTCAACCTGCCCCACCTAAACCGACCCTCATCACCCCTATCAAAATCGAAACAGCCCCATATGAGGAAAAAACCTTACCTGATTCACTCAACAGTATTTTCAAGCAAAAAGATCTAATCATCAGATTCGCTCAAGCTTCTCCAGACTCTGTCGTCTCTGGAAACCAACACGCCGTAGTCTCTAAAGTAGCTGGGATTTTAAAAGCGCATCCAGAACTGAAAGTCACGATCATTGGACATGCCAGCTCATCTGGTACAGAAGAATTTAATCAGCAAATATCTGAAGCTAGAGCTAAAGCTGTGGCCAATATTTTGATCAAAGAAGCTATTGACACCAATCGCATCTCTACGATTGGGAGAGGTGAACTAGCCCCTCTCTCCGAACAGGATGAAGAGAATCGATGCGTACAGGTCGTTTTTCATATTAACTAA
- a CDS encoding HYR domain-containing protein — protein sequence MKKILLIALTLSTFTLSKAQECDTLSYEWENPTPTTTVFNYGSGRLTGIPDPSNSTNPTDAKTIFEGFTSPSPGTTSVGAVLLGLGFLSDDNDNLRMDVMVYDDNGSGRPGTQIGGVTGLSPTSLGVVHNFREFWIELPSLPVPTTSIFYIGVVMHPGDASDQLVVQASAKGQGNGDGSNSITTTQYGNEILLSVYSSDIDLKIIAKLGVVRDPSFSYGSSSYCSNLPDPTPTISGDAGGTFTSSPSGLSINSSTGKIDLSASSGGTYTVRYTTGGTCSQFKTQSVVIVDDQPTIICPVNQTIDFNASCQYTLPDYRSLAIANDNCSTPTLTQSPAPGSVLSATQIVTLTANDGDGNTKTCTFSVTPSDNTKPTITCPADQNVSFDTSCEYTLLDYTTLATAADNCGTATVTQSPAVGTVITASQVITLTATDGNGNTETCTFNVTPEDNTKPTITCPTDQNVSFDTSCEYTLIDFTSLATANDNCGTTTITQSPAIGTVITASQEITLTATDGNGNTETCTFNVIPEDNTKPTITCPADQSVSVDTSCEYALLDYTALATANDNCGTATVAQSPAVGTVITASQVITLTATDGNGNTETCTFNVTLADNIKPIITCPADLESCEEIISFEEPTAIDNCATLTVVQTAGLASGSAFPVGVTTNEYLVTDNSGNTATCAFTITRHPIVEVDAGADATINAGFPYTLTPTAGDASLFEWSPYDGLDDPFSMTAVAQPTQTTTYTLLATNDKGCSASDDITITVNDQIEINNFISPNSDGKNDFWEIKGNWLMDNCQVSIYNNKSAVIYQSTGYNNDWDGTDHGKSLPEGVYYYTVSCPDRNTQKGKITLMR from the coding sequence ATGAAAAAGATACTACTCATTGCGCTTACCTTGTCTACATTCACCCTATCCAAGGCGCAAGAATGTGATACGCTCTCCTATGAGTGGGAAAACCCCACTCCAACCACAACTGTTTTTAATTATGGATCAGGTAGACTTACAGGTATACCAGATCCATCGAACTCTACAAACCCAACAGACGCAAAAACAATCTTTGAAGGCTTTACGAGTCCTAGTCCTGGTACGACCTCAGTAGGAGCTGTTTTATTAGGTCTTGGGTTTCTTTCGGATGACAATGATAATCTCAGGATGGATGTGATGGTTTATGATGACAATGGGTCAGGCAGACCAGGCACTCAGATCGGGGGTGTAACAGGTCTTTCGCCTACTTCGTTAGGGGTAGTGCATAATTTTAGAGAGTTTTGGATTGAGCTGCCTTCTTTGCCAGTTCCTACCACCAGTATATTTTATATTGGCGTAGTGATGCACCCTGGGGATGCCAGTGATCAACTGGTTGTCCAAGCTAGTGCTAAAGGACAGGGCAATGGAGATGGATCCAATAGCATTACAACAACCCAATATGGAAATGAAATATTACTTAGTGTTTACAGTAGCGATATAGATCTGAAAATAATAGCAAAACTGGGGGTAGTTAGAGATCCTTCTTTTAGTTACGGTAGCAGCAGCTATTGTTCTAATCTACCTGATCCCACGCCTACTATATCAGGGGATGCAGGAGGTACATTTACCAGTTCTCCTTCGGGTCTTTCTATCAATAGTTCTACGGGTAAAATTGATTTGTCGGCTAGCAGCGGTGGCACCTATACTGTGAGGTACACTACGGGAGGAACATGTTCTCAGTTCAAAACCCAATCTGTAGTCATTGTAGATGATCAACCTACAATTATCTGTCCAGTCAATCAGACGATAGATTTTAACGCCAGTTGCCAATATACTTTGCCTGACTATAGGAGTTTGGCGATCGCCAATGACAACTGTAGTACGCCTACCCTTACACAATCTCCTGCTCCAGGGTCTGTTTTGTCCGCTACTCAAATCGTCACACTTACTGCCAATGATGGGGATGGAAACACAAAAACTTGCACGTTTAGTGTAACCCCATCCGACAACACGAAACCTACTATCACGTGCCCTGCAGATCAAAATGTGAGTTTCGACACCAGCTGTGAGTACACGCTATTGGATTACACGACTTTAGCAACCGCCGCTGACAACTGTGGAACTGCCACAGTCACACAATCCCCAGCAGTTGGGACTGTGATCACGGCAAGCCAAGTCATCACACTCACAGCAACAGATGGCAATGGCAACACAGAGACCTGTACGTTCAACGTCACCCCAGAAGACAACACGAAACCTACGATCACTTGTCCTACAGATCAAAATGTGAGTTTCGACACTAGCTGTGAGTACACTTTGATAGACTTTACATCACTAGCTACAGCCAATGACAACTGTGGAACTACTACAATCACACAATCCCCGGCCATCGGTACAGTAATTACGGCCAGTCAAGAGATCACGCTCACCGCTACAGACGGAAATGGCAACACAGAGACCTGTACGTTCAACGTCATCCCAGAAGACAACACCAAGCCTACCATCACGTGCCCTGCAGATCAAAGCGTCAGCGTCGATACCAGCTGTGAGTATGCTCTGCTGGATTATACAGCTTTGGCTACAGCCAATGACAACTGTGGAACGGCTACAGTCGCACAATCTCCAGCAGTTGGCACAGTGATTACGGCCAGCCAAGTCATCACACTGACTGCCACAGACGGAAATGGCAATACAGAGACTTGCACATTCAACGTGACCCTAGCTGACAACATCAAGCCTATTATAACTTGTCCCGCTGATCTGGAAAGCTGCGAAGAAATCATCTCCTTTGAGGAGCCTACTGCCATTGACAACTGTGCAACACTAACGGTGGTGCAAACCGCTGGGCTAGCCAGTGGATCAGCATTTCCTGTAGGAGTAACTACCAATGAGTACCTCGTCACCGACAATAGTGGAAACACAGCCACTTGTGCTTTCACCATCACCAGACACCCCATCGTCGAGGTAGATGCGGGAGCAGACGCCACCATCAATGCTGGCTTTCCCTATACCCTGACTCCTACTGCAGGTGATGCAAGTCTATTCGAATGGTCTCCTTACGATGGACTGGATGATCCTTTCAGTATGACGGCAGTAGCTCAACCAACTCAAACGACCACATACACGCTACTCGCAACCAATGACAAGGGATGTTCGGCAAGTGACGACATCACCATCACTGTCAATGACCAAATAGAAATCAATAATTTCATTAGTCCCAACTCAGATGGCAAAAATGATTTCTGGGAGATCAAAGGCAATTGGCTTATGGACAATTGCCAAGTCAGCATCTACAACAACAAGAGCGCAGTCATCTATCAGTCTACGGGCTACAACAACGACTGGGACGGAACAGATCACGGCAAATCGCTACCAGAAGGCGTGTACTACTACACCGTATCCTGCCCAGATCGAAACACACAAAAAGGTAAAATCACACTGATGAGATAG
- a CDS encoding DUF2200 domain-containing protein, producing the protein MNPTEQHHQRMANMTFASVYPLYLSKVEKKGRTKEELDQVISWLTGFDDQQLQELVDEKVTFETFFQRATLNPNACLITGVICGYRVEDIENPLTQQVRYLDKLVDELAKGKKIEKILRNI; encoded by the coding sequence ATGAATCCTACGGAGCAGCACCATCAGCGAATGGCAAATATGACTTTTGCTTCTGTCTATCCCTTGTATCTCTCTAAAGTGGAAAAAAAAGGAAGAACCAAAGAAGAACTAGATCAGGTTATTTCTTGGCTCACAGGCTTCGACGACCAGCAGTTACAAGAACTTGTCGATGAGAAGGTAACTTTTGAGACTTTCTTCCAACGCGCCACATTGAATCCAAATGCCTGCCTGATTACTGGTGTGATCTGTGGATATCGTGTAGAGGACATAGAGAACCCACTGACGCAACAGGTTCGATATTTGGACAAACTGGTGGATGAGTTGGCCAAGGGCAAGAAGATAGAAAAGATATTGCGCAACATTTAG
- a CDS encoding carbon-nitrogen hydrolase family protein — MIISLAQTSPIKNSLTDSLNSHKAWVTAAVKEKSDCILFPELSITGYEPTTAHQNAVSPEVQELMELQAMSDQHDIIIGVGMPIKTGHQLTINLIIFAPNAPVTCYAKQHLHPDETPYFASGDRQVIFKASELKIAPAICYESLKEEHLEHCKSLGAKVYAASVAKSERGLTKAYDYYAYAAKKYSIPILMCNCVGTYDHMICTGQSAIWNDQGELVASLDSTKKALLVYNTQTNQAYKRPAPSLNHMYTASHTKYKT; from the coding sequence ATGATCATCTCTCTTGCCCAAACAAGCCCCATAAAAAACAGCCTAACAGATAGCCTAAATAGCCATAAAGCATGGGTAACAGCAGCCGTCAAAGAAAAATCCGACTGCATCCTATTTCCCGAACTATCCATCACAGGCTACGAACCAACCACTGCACACCAAAACGCCGTGAGTCCAGAAGTACAAGAACTAATGGAACTACAGGCTATGAGCGACCAACACGACATCATCATAGGGGTAGGCATGCCCATCAAAACAGGTCACCAACTAACGATAAACCTTATCATCTTCGCCCCAAACGCTCCAGTCACCTGCTATGCCAAACAGCACTTACACCCCGACGAAACCCCTTACTTTGCCTCAGGCGATCGACAAGTTATTTTCAAAGCAAGCGAATTGAAAATTGCCCCAGCCATTTGTTATGAATCTTTAAAAGAAGAACACCTAGAACATTGCAAAAGTCTGGGTGCTAAAGTCTATGCAGCAAGTGTAGCCAAATCCGAAAGAGGCCTAACTAAAGCCTACGACTACTATGCCTACGCGGCTAAAAAGTATAGCATTCCCATCTTAATGTGCAACTGTGTAGGCACCTACGATCACATGATATGCACAGGCCAATCTGCCATCTGGAACGACCAAGGTGAGCTAGTAGCCTCACTCGACTCTACGAAAAAGGCACTATTAGTATACAACACCCAAACCAACCAAGCCTACAAACGACCAGCCCCCTCTCTCAACCATATGTACACAGCTTCGCACACAAAATATAAAACTTAG
- a CDS encoding inorganic diphosphatase — MKVSRSNPWHKVAVGSRTPDVVNGIIEIPQNTRAKYELDKESGLLMMDRVLYSAMYYPANYGFIPQTYCDDGDPLDIVVLSQIDIVPMCIVSAKVIGVMRMLDGGEADDKIIAVAENDMSVNHMNDISELPEHFCKELKNFFEDYKKLENKTVEVEEFQSAATAKEIILKSMEDYKELIAK; from the coding sequence ATGAAAGTATCTCGTAGTAATCCTTGGCATAAGGTGGCGGTTGGGAGCCGTACACCAGATGTTGTAAATGGTATTATCGAAATCCCTCAAAACACGCGGGCAAAGTATGAGCTAGACAAAGAATCTGGCCTATTAATGATGGATAGAGTGTTGTACTCAGCCATGTATTATCCTGCCAATTATGGCTTTATCCCTCAGACCTATTGCGACGATGGAGATCCGTTGGACATCGTAGTGCTATCGCAGATAGACATCGTACCGATGTGTATCGTATCCGCCAAAGTAATCGGCGTGATGCGCATGCTAGACGGTGGCGAAGCAGATGACAAGATCATTGCAGTAGCTGAAAATGACATGAGTGTGAACCACATGAATGACATTAGCGAATTACCAGAGCACTTTTGTAAGGAATTGAAAAACTTCTTCGAAGACTACAAAAAACTGGAAAACAAAACCGTAGAGGTAGAAGAATTTCAAAGTGCAGCTACTGCCAAGGAAATCATCCTAAAAAGCATGGAAGACTACAAGGAATTGATTGCAAAATAA